One window from the genome of Candidatus Zixiibacteriota bacterium encodes:
- a CDS encoding zinc metallopeptidase — protein sequence MRWQGRRTSDNVEDRRGIGGRGLAVGGGLGGILAVVLFLVLGGNPDEVMQSLQQTGVEVPAGSTAELSDEERQEGQFVGVILAETEDVWNRLFQQAGQSYREPKLVLFSDQISSACGYAGASAGPFYCPADERVYIDLSFFKEMQAQLGAHGDFALAYVIAHEVGHHVQNLLGISDQVMGQRERMSEAEFNRLTVRMELQADFLAGVWAHFAERTANLLESGDIEEGINAAAAVGDDRIMRQTQGYVVPDAFTHGTSEQRVRWFRRGYESGDITQGDTFSSQEL from the coding sequence ATGAGATGGCAGGGTCGGCGAACCAGTGATAACGTCGAAGACCGGCGGGGAATCGGCGGCCGAGGTCTCGCCGTGGGCGGGGGTCTGGGCGGGATTCTCGCCGTCGTCCTCTTCCTTGTCCTCGGGGGCAATCCCGATGAAGTGATGCAGTCGCTGCAGCAGACGGGAGTGGAAGTGCCCGCCGGGAGCACGGCGGAGCTTAGCGATGAGGAGCGGCAGGAGGGCCAGTTCGTCGGCGTCATTCTGGCCGAGACTGAAGATGTCTGGAATCGTCTCTTTCAGCAGGCCGGGCAGTCCTACCGCGAGCCCAAACTCGTGCTCTTCTCAGACCAGATCTCGTCGGCCTGCGGTTATGCCGGCGCTTCCGCAGGACCGTTCTACTGCCCGGCCGACGAGCGCGTCTACATCGACCTGAGCTTCTTCAAGGAAATGCAGGCGCAGCTCGGCGCCCACGGCGATTTCGCGCTCGCTTATGTCATTGCCCACGAGGTCGGCCACCATGTGCAGAACCTCCTCGGTATCTCCGACCAAGTGATGGGCCAGCGGGAGCGCATGAGCGAGGCGGAGTTCAACCGGCTCACGGTCCGGATGGAACTTCAGGCCGATTTCCTGGCCGGCGTGTGGGCCCACTTTGCGGAGCGCACCGCCAATCTCCTGGAGTCGGGAGACATCGAAGAGGGCATTAACGCGGCGGCCGCCGTCGGCGACGACCGCATCATGAGGCAAACCCAGGGGTATGTCGTCCCCGATGCTTTCACGCACGGCACCTCGGAGCAGCGCGTCCGGTGGTTCCGACGGGGATACGAATCCGGCGATATCACCCAGGGGGACACGTTCAGCTCCCAGGAGCTCTGA
- a CDS encoding Stp1/IreP family PP2C-type Ser/Thr phosphatase, giving the protein MALVIQAVGKTDVGLVRKGNEDNLYLDDRNHLYVVCDGMGGHQAGEVASMSAVTTLETVHNQLRREILGDERLSPGRALPDETNLLLRAIRLANREIYGKAAANSSMAGMGTTIVAIAFEHDLAGIAHVGDSRAYRLEARRLVPLTADHSWVSEMQAAHNLSAQEAESLVGRNVITRALGVREAVEVDCRLVRVKPGDILLMCSDGLCGFADDDEIFEAAHRLRDDLKKMVDALVQFANDRGGNDNVTVVAMRVMEAKATDIPELPVFTLTAESREVLAAEDEWLPKIREAAEALHAGGKRQKKK; this is encoded by the coding sequence GTGGCGCTCGTGATACAGGCGGTGGGGAAAACCGATGTGGGGCTGGTCCGGAAAGGGAACGAAGACAACCTGTATCTGGATGACCGGAACCACCTGTACGTTGTGTGCGACGGCATGGGGGGCCACCAGGCGGGCGAGGTCGCGTCGATGTCGGCGGTCACGACTCTCGAGACCGTGCACAACCAGCTCCGGCGGGAGATTCTCGGCGACGAGCGGCTCAGCCCCGGGCGCGCGCTTCCCGACGAAACCAACCTCCTCCTGCGCGCGATCCGCCTGGCCAACCGGGAGATCTACGGCAAGGCGGCCGCGAACTCCAGCATGGCGGGCATGGGCACCACGATTGTCGCGATCGCCTTCGAGCACGACCTGGCGGGCATCGCCCACGTGGGCGACAGCCGCGCCTATCGCCTCGAGGCGCGCCGCCTCGTCCCTCTGACCGCGGACCACTCCTGGGTGAGCGAGATGCAGGCCGCCCACAACCTGTCGGCGCAGGAAGCGGAGTCGCTGGTCGGGCGGAACGTCATCACGCGCGCCCTCGGCGTGCGCGAGGCGGTCGAGGTCGATTGCCGCCTCGTCCGGGTGAAACCGGGCGACATTCTCCTGATGTGCTCCGACGGACTCTGCGGGTTTGCCGACGACGATGAGATTTTCGAGGCCGCCCACCGGTTGCGCGACGACCTGAAGAAGATGGTGGACGCCCTCGTGCAGTTCGCCAATGACCGCGGCGGCAACGACAACGTGACGGTGGTGGCGATGCGGGTGATGGAGGCCAAAGCGACCGATATCCCCGAACTGCCGGTGTTCACGCTGACCGCCGAGTCGCGCGAGGTGCTGGCGGCCGAGGATGAGTGGCTGCCGAAAATCCGCGAGGCGGCGGAGGCCTTGCACGCCGGCGGAAAACGCCAAAAAAAAAAGTAG
- a CDS encoding TusE/DsrC/DsvC family sulfur relay protein, giving the protein MKTFSANGKDYRVDDKGFLLDPGEWDEGFAEAMAREAGIERGLTEAHWRVIRFIRNTFEQINQCPLIYVACKKNHLGLGDLKKLFPTGWLRGACKLAGVTYREGYLQHVWLEGDIAHFTNTYERRTYELDEHGFLMNPDDWDENFAVHKAYESGISGNLTERHWQIIRYLRGAYGRTGTVPTVYETCEANGLELDELEQLFPGGYHRGAVRLAGLHAMERPARPGGRPDRPRPDSPHK; this is encoded by the coding sequence ATGAAGACGTTTTCGGCCAACGGCAAGGATTATCGCGTCGACGACAAGGGGTTCCTGCTCGATCCGGGGGAATGGGATGAGGGTTTTGCCGAAGCCATGGCCCGGGAGGCGGGGATCGAGCGCGGCCTGACCGAGGCCCACTGGCGCGTAATCCGTTTCATCCGCAACACGTTTGAGCAGATCAACCAGTGCCCCCTCATTTACGTCGCCTGCAAGAAAAACCACCTCGGCCTGGGCGACCTCAAGAAGCTCTTCCCCACCGGCTGGCTGCGCGGCGCCTGCAAGCTCGCCGGCGTCACCTACCGCGAGGGGTATCTCCAGCACGTCTGGCTGGAGGGCGACATCGCCCACTTCACGAACACCTACGAGCGCAGGACCTATGAGCTGGACGAGCACGGATTCCTGATGAATCCCGACGACTGGGACGAGAATTTCGCCGTGCACAAGGCTTACGAGTCGGGCATTTCCGGCAACCTTACCGAGCGCCACTGGCAGATCATTCGGTACCTTCGGGGGGCGTACGGGCGGACCGGGACGGTGCCGACGGTGTACGAGACGTGCGAGGCGAACGGACTGGAGCTCGACGAGCTGGAGCAGTTGTTTCCGGGCGGCTACCACCGGGGCGCCGTCCGCCTCGCCGGCCTCCACGCCATGGAGCGCCCGGCTCGACCGGGGGGCCGGCCGGATCGGCCGCGCCCCGATTCCCCGCACAAATAA
- a CDS encoding ankyrin repeat domain-containing protein, whose product MTGRTFALCAAVVLLAAVRLPAAEIHDAVAAGDVERVRVLLAADPSLINARDSAQNLPLHVAALQGRTAMIELLLAEGADINIGDRENTSPLTIAAMRNHLDAVRLLAERGAQAAARDINGETPLISAARRGNLEMVRCLVAHGAPLYETSARGSNCLHIAASIGADSLAAYLLAQEFDINARNGDGRDALYFAAANGFTSIALRLIAQGADVQYRNEQGETRLHTAVFRGDTVLAGALVAAGLAIDARDNWGVTPLTNACWGTVDMVRWLLDHGADVNARTDSTHTPLSIAVLAGHADLVRLLVGRGADVNYHGRLSGPALQSAAVQGNDEIAGILLQAGADPEFTDADYGRTMLHIAAIRGDSALARVLLDHGVPPAAQDRSGRTPLYYAVHYANPSVAALLRDAGAAPLPAESEADPPDLLAATLGEKEAVVWYLNHSGWAIRTARHFLIFDYALPPCNPDSPCLANGRIDPSEIKDLKVMVFSSHEHRDHYDTSIFAWRNAIPDISYVLGHRQDGAPAHRYLGPRSDEVIDGMRVRTIDATDAGVGFLVEVDGVVIFHAGDHANGQVGLHAPYTDEIDYLASLGAPIDLAFLPILGCSLGTPESVREGVVYALQKLSPAVYFPQHAMNSEYRFRAFSDGLKRSGLTVQTGLAENGGDCFRYRGNRIL is encoded by the coding sequence ATGACAGGAAGAACCTTTGCCCTTTGCGCCGCCGTGGTTCTGCTGGCGGCAGTCCGGCTGCCGGCGGCCGAGATCCACGATGCGGTCGCGGCCGGCGATGTCGAGCGCGTTCGCGTTCTGCTGGCCGCCGATCCGTCCCTGATCAATGCGCGCGACAGCGCCCAGAATTTGCCCCTCCACGTCGCGGCGCTCCAGGGCCGCACCGCCATGATCGAACTCCTGCTCGCCGAGGGAGCGGACATCAACATCGGCGACCGCGAGAACACGAGCCCGCTGACGATCGCGGCGATGCGCAACCACCTGGACGCCGTCCGCCTCTTGGCCGAGCGGGGCGCCCAGGCAGCCGCCCGGGACATCAACGGCGAGACCCCGCTGATCTCGGCGGCGCGGCGGGGGAACCTCGAGATGGTGCGCTGTCTGGTTGCGCACGGCGCGCCCCTGTACGAGACGAGCGCGCGCGGCTCCAACTGCCTGCACATCGCCGCCTCGATCGGCGCCGACTCGCTGGCGGCGTACCTCCTCGCCCAGGAGTTCGACATTAATGCGCGCAACGGCGACGGACGCGACGCGCTCTATTTCGCCGCCGCCAACGGTTTCACGTCCATCGCCCTCCGCCTGATCGCCCAGGGAGCCGACGTCCAGTACCGCAACGAGCAGGGCGAAACCCGCCTCCACACCGCGGTTTTCCGCGGCGACACGGTGCTGGCCGGGGCGCTGGTCGCGGCCGGGCTGGCCATCGACGCGCGCGACAACTGGGGCGTGACGCCGCTCACCAACGCCTGCTGGGGGACCGTCGACATGGTGCGGTGGTTGCTCGATCACGGAGCCGACGTCAACGCCCGCACCGACTCGACGCACACGCCGCTGTCGATCGCGGTGCTGGCGGGCCACGCCGACCTCGTGCGCCTGCTTGTCGGCCGCGGCGCAGACGTGAATTACCACGGGCGGCTGTCCGGTCCCGCGCTCCAGTCCGCCGCAGTGCAGGGGAACGACGAAATCGCCGGGATTCTCCTTCAGGCCGGGGCGGACCCCGAGTTCACCGATGCCGACTACGGCCGGACCATGCTCCACATCGCCGCGATCCGCGGCGACTCCGCCCTGGCACGGGTGCTTCTCGACCACGGCGTGCCGCCGGCCGCCCAGGACCGGAGCGGGCGCACGCCGCTCTACTACGCCGTTCACTACGCCAACCCGTCGGTGGCCGCTCTCCTGAGGGACGCCGGCGCGGCGCCGCTCCCGGCCGAGAGCGAGGCCGATCCCCCGGACCTGCTGGCGGCGACCCTGGGTGAGAAAGAAGCGGTGGTGTGGTACCTGAACCACTCCGGCTGGGCGATCCGGACGGCCCGCCACTTCCTCATCTTCGATTACGCCCTTCCCCCGTGCAATCCCGATTCGCCCTGCCTCGCCAACGGCCGGATCGACCCGTCTGAGATCAAGGATCTCAAGGTGATGGTGTTCTCCTCGCACGAACACCGCGACCACTACGACACTTCGATTTTCGCCTGGCGGAACGCGATTCCGGACATCAGCTACGTGCTCGGCCACCGCCAGGACGGCGCTCCGGCGCATCGCTACCTGGGTCCGCGGAGCGATGAGGTGATCGACGGCATGCGCGTCCGGACGATTGACGCAACCGACGCCGGGGTCGGGTTCCTGGTGGAGGTCGACGGGGTGGTGATCTTTCACGCCGGGGACCACGCCAACGGCCAGGTCGGTCTCCATGCGCCCTACACCGATGAAATCGATTACCTCGCCTCTCTCGGCGCCCCCATCGACCTCGCCTTTCTGCCGATTCTGGGCTGCAGCCTGGGGACCCCCGAATCAGTGCGCGAGGGCGTTGTGTACGCCCTGCAGAAACTCTCGCCGGCGGTGTACTTCCCGCAGCACGCGATGAACAGCGAGTACCGGTTCCGGGCGTTCAGCGACGGTCTGAAGCGGAGCGGCCTGACGGTGCAGACGGGCCTGGCCGAAAACGGCGGCGACTGCTTCCGCTACCGGGGCAACCGCATTCTCTGA
- a CDS encoding fibrobacter succinogenes major paralogous domain-containing protein has product MRAYATNRAGTGYGEDVPFATLGTVADYDGNTYQTVKIFNRWWMAENLKVTHYRNGDPVSDVTDPTAWNALASGACCEYANDPANVAIYGRLYNWFAVGDARGLAPAGWHVATDSEWQELVDSLGGGAVAGGKLKAAGTAYWADPNAGATNESGFSGLPGGYRGGMGDFNGIHYGAGFWTATPHQYFSDQAWNRNLGYNRPEMVHDYSGKKSGNAVRCVKD; this is encoded by the coding sequence ATGCGGGCGTATGCGACCAACCGCGCCGGCACCGGCTACGGCGAGGACGTGCCGTTCGCGACATTGGGAACCGTCGCCGACTACGACGGCAACACCTACCAAACGGTCAAGATCTTCAACCGGTGGTGGATGGCCGAGAACCTCAAGGTCACGCATTACCGCAACGGCGACCCCGTTTCCGACGTTACCGATCCCACCGCCTGGAATGCTCTGGCGAGCGGCGCCTGTTGCGAGTACGCCAACGACCCGGCCAATGTGGCAATCTACGGTCGGCTGTACAACTGGTTTGCGGTCGGCGACGCCCGCGGTTTGGCTCCCGCCGGGTGGCACGTGGCCACCGATTCCGAGTGGCAGGAACTGGTCGACTCGCTCGGCGGCGGTGCGGTGGCCGGCGGGAAACTGAAAGCCGCGGGCACTGCGTACTGGGCCGATCCGAACGCCGGCGCCACCAACGAGAGCGGCTTCTCCGGGCTCCCGGGCGGCTATCGCGGCGGGATGGGTGACTTCAACGGAATCCACTATGGCGCCGGGTTCTGGACCGCCACCCCGCACCAGTACTTCTCCGATCAGGCCTGGAACCGCAACCTGGGCTACAACCGCCCCGAGATGGTGCACGATTACAGCGGCAAGAAGAGCGGGAATGCCGTGCGCTGCGTGAAGGACTGA
- a CDS encoding amino acid racemase, which translates to MKVIGLIGGTGWVSTCAYYRLINELTNERRGGLHAARCLLYSFDYADIDALNRAGDARGVFGLVRAAADSLERAGAECLVLCANTLHQFAEELAGCTRLPLVNVAEAAADEISRRHFSTVGLLGTRMTMEENFYKDVLRRRGIRVRVPDRDDCAFIHTTILTELLKNVVSDRAKDRFRRIIAGLADGGAEAVVLGCTELPLLVAPEDVEIPLIDTLRLHCRAAVDFALAQTVRTPPEAQSDMPA; encoded by the coding sequence ATGAAAGTGATCGGTTTGATCGGCGGCACGGGATGGGTGTCCACCTGCGCCTACTACCGCCTCATCAACGAGCTGACCAACGAGCGGCGGGGCGGCCTCCACGCCGCCCGCTGTCTCCTCTATTCGTTCGATTACGCCGACATTGATGCGCTGAACCGGGCGGGGGACGCCCGGGGGGTTTTTGGGCTGGTGCGCGCCGCCGCCGATTCCCTCGAACGCGCCGGGGCCGAGTGCCTTGTCCTGTGCGCCAACACCCTGCACCAATTCGCAGAGGAGCTCGCGGGTTGCACCCGCCTCCCCCTCGTCAACGTCGCCGAGGCCGCCGCGGATGAAATCAGCCGCCGGCATTTCTCCACCGTCGGTCTCCTCGGCACCCGCATGACGATGGAGGAGAACTTCTACAAAGACGTTCTCCGGCGCCGCGGCATCCGCGTGCGGGTGCCCGACCGCGACGATTGCGCATTCATCCACACGACCATTCTGACCGAGCTTCTGAAAAACGTGGTCTCCGATCGGGCGAAAGACCGGTTCCGGAGGATCATCGCCGGCCTCGCCGACGGCGGCGCGGAGGCCGTCGTCCTGGGCTGTACGGAACTGCCGCTGCTCGTCGCGCCTGAGGATGTCGAAATTCCCCTGATCGACACTCTCCGTCTCCATTGCCGCGCCGCCGTCGATTTCGCCCTGGCCCAGACGGTTCGCACTCCGCCGGAGGCGCAGTCGGACATGCCCGCCTGA
- a CDS encoding M23 family metallopeptidase — protein MRRPLRHPVLPAILAAIILTGLPAAATHAVAGWPVGYDVDLSSGFGDYRFGHFHFGIDIRTGGVTGKEVLAPVDGYVWRLRTSYTGYGKVLYLRGNDGCTYVMAHLQDFNSALDRRLKTAQVSAKRYYQDLYFPEDSVPVKKGELLAYSGQTGSGAPHLHFEKRAGDIPLNPLSHGYRLADKTPPVITRLGLRLTDDHSVFPDGSRKMWVPVVAGAAGTYTIDTGLYFNSSVGLLVDCYDLMRSGGMKQAVYRLALSVDGRLWHESVFDSAYFETNTAVSLEYDLLEAVAQRKHVRRLYREPGNDYAGCRPHGPHGGLIGCATGLAPGPHDLAITAEDAFGNRSELRFRVVLGPGEFLYGLDSTVRVAADTTDFYFTASEALATVAVDSIVLYVGRGDRWGWTPDGTIERLDGGRLKVRAGGYKTRVTPLRLYLFTEEGGVIADGVFNGLRDDDTGGKFETSHELTEDGLLIKITSLESSAYLSRVDLFYRGKLLGTEYGRMLTPKRYVCLVRPQAKYARIDRYQAVLSHDPARAGRWSDSLNIVAAGIDSTVRAAFDQNAWLDLPKESFFAPVFLELKRNAVVDRSPLALNSDHYLVLPETFPTRTRFAITYHIPYDVEPNRYSGLCWLDKNTNRWVWLENSFDDDRDVLTATAGGGGSFGAVFDYETPRISNLSLREGGVYQNRRPAVNFVLEDTLSGIADDRNIVIELDGEWLIPEYEPETGRVHSRPLAPLAPGEHYLSIEATDRVGNKTGKYLRFRVAKAGGGDR, from the coding sequence GTGCGTAGGCCACTCCGCCACCCGGTACTTCCGGCGATCCTGGCGGCAATTATCCTCACCGGCCTGCCTGCGGCCGCGACGCACGCCGTGGCCGGATGGCCGGTCGGCTATGACGTCGACCTCTCCAGCGGGTTCGGGGATTACCGGTTCGGACACTTCCACTTCGGCATCGATATCCGCACCGGCGGCGTAACCGGCAAAGAGGTGCTCGCCCCGGTCGACGGCTACGTCTGGCGGCTGCGGACTTCCTACACCGGCTACGGGAAAGTGCTCTATCTCCGGGGGAATGACGGGTGCACCTATGTCATGGCGCACCTTCAGGATTTCAACTCCGCCCTCGACCGGCGCCTGAAAACGGCCCAGGTGAGCGCCAAGCGGTATTACCAGGATCTGTATTTTCCGGAAGACTCGGTCCCGGTGAAGAAGGGGGAGTTGCTGGCCTATTCGGGGCAAACCGGGTCCGGGGCGCCGCACCTGCATTTCGAGAAGCGTGCGGGGGACATCCCCCTCAACCCGCTGTCGCACGGTTACCGGCTGGCCGACAAGACGCCGCCGGTCATCACCCGGCTGGGGCTGCGGCTGACCGATGACCACAGCGTGTTTCCTGATGGGAGCCGGAAGATGTGGGTGCCGGTGGTGGCGGGAGCGGCGGGAACCTACACGATCGACACCGGCCTGTACTTCAACTCGTCCGTCGGGCTGCTGGTCGACTGCTACGACCTCATGCGGTCCGGCGGGATGAAGCAGGCGGTGTACCGGCTGGCGCTGTCGGTGGACGGGCGGCTGTGGCACGAATCGGTGTTCGACTCCGCCTATTTCGAAACCAACACCGCCGTCTCGCTCGAGTATGACCTGCTCGAAGCCGTCGCCCAGCGCAAGCACGTGCGGCGGCTGTACCGGGAACCGGGGAACGACTACGCCGGGTGCCGTCCCCATGGCCCCCATGGGGGGCTTATCGGCTGCGCCACCGGGCTGGCGCCCGGCCCGCACGACCTCGCGATCACAGCGGAGGATGCTTTCGGGAACAGGTCGGAACTCCGGTTCAGGGTCGTGCTCGGGCCGGGGGAGTTCCTCTACGGGCTCGATTCGACCGTGCGGGTGGCAGCGGACACGACCGATTTCTATTTCACGGCCAGCGAAGCACTGGCCACGGTGGCGGTCGATTCGATCGTGCTCTATGTCGGACGGGGCGACCGCTGGGGCTGGACGCCCGACGGGACGATCGAGCGGCTCGACGGCGGGCGGCTGAAAGTGCGCGCCGGCGGCTACAAAACCCGCGTCACGCCGTTGCGCCTCTACCTCTTCACTGAAGAGGGGGGCGTGATCGCCGACGGCGTGTTCAACGGACTGCGCGATGACGACACCGGGGGAAAGTTCGAAACCTCCCACGAGCTGACCGAGGACGGCCTGCTCATCAAGATCACCTCGCTGGAATCCTCGGCCTACCTCTCGCGCGTCGATCTCTTCTACCGGGGGAAACTGCTGGGGACGGAGTACGGGCGGATGCTCACGCCCAAGCGGTATGTGTGCCTGGTGCGGCCGCAGGCCAAGTACGCGCGGATCGACCGGTACCAGGCGGTCCTCTCGCACGACCCGGCGCGGGCGGGGCGGTGGTCCGACTCCCTGAATATCGTCGCGGCGGGGATCGATTCGACGGTCCGGGCGGCCTTCGACCAAAACGCCTGGCTCGATCTGCCCAAAGAGTCCTTCTTCGCCCCTGTGTTCCTCGAACTCAAGAGAAACGCCGTCGTCGACCGGTCTCCCCTGGCCCTCAATTCCGACCACTACCTCGTGCTGCCGGAGACCTTCCCGACCCGCACGCGCTTCGCCATCACGTACCACATACCGTACGACGTGGAGCCCAACCGGTACAGCGGTCTCTGCTGGCTGGACAAGAACACCAATCGGTGGGTGTGGCTGGAGAATTCATTCGACGACGACCGCGACGTGCTGACGGCGACGGCGGGGGGAGGCGGGTCGTTCGGGGCGGTGTTTGATTACGAAACCCCGCGGATCTCGAATCTGTCGCTGCGCGAAGGCGGGGTGTACCAGAACCGCCGGCCGGCCGTCAATTTCGTCCTCGAGGACACCCTGTCGGGCATTGCCGACGATCGGAACATTGTCATCGAGCTCGACGGCGAGTGGCTGATCCCGGAATACGAGCCCGAGACCGGGCGCGTGCACAGCCGGCCGCTGGCGCCGCTGGCGCCGGGCGAACACTACCTCTCGATTGAGGCCACCGACCGCGTGGGCAACAAGACCGGCAAGTACCTTCGCTTTCGCGTCGCGAAAGCGGGGGGCGGCGACCGGTGA
- a CDS encoding transporter substrate-binding domain-containing protein, translating to MKWKPPRRPKMASTGRACGKRALLAALVLAAACAGCDRTLESADRHPADLPQIKRRGVLRVLTAFSSTGYFVYRGRTMGFEHELLARLAEHLDLRLEVIPVRDIDSLIILLAAGEGDLVAYNLTVTAERAAQVAFAEPLTSTHQVLVQRKPELWRRMDPRVLESCLIRAPDSLAGRTVHVRHGSAYYERLVELAGEIAGAVDIEIVDGRVPTEELIRRVAAGDITYTVSDQNLAHIIAADYPNLDVGTAVGPPQQIAWAVSKSSPLLLAALNTWLRQFKRTPDYYAVYNKYYRNRKAFRQRPVGAWATVESDRLSPYDGLIRRHAAEIGWDWRLLAAVIYEESQFDPEAESQAGAAGLMQLLPSTAAHFGVIGDDIFDPARSIAAGAAYLDFLERQFSDVPDTVERLKFALAAYNAGAARVQEARRLAERYGEDVRFWTDIVEDYLRLRADSPAVEDETLRFGYLRSAETADFVRDVFARYEHYCRRMPSATGDQAQTETLSAPR from the coding sequence ATGAAGTGGAAACCGCCCAGGCGCCCGAAGATGGCATCGACCGGCCGCGCATGCGGGAAGCGCGCGCTCCTCGCCGCCCTCGTCCTGGCGGCCGCCTGCGCCGGCTGTGACCGCACCCTCGAGTCGGCCGACCGCCACCCCGCCGACCTTCCGCAGATCAAGCGCCGGGGCGTTCTCCGCGTCCTCACAGCTTTCAGTTCCACCGGGTACTTCGTCTACCGCGGCCGCACCATGGGGTTCGAACACGAGCTGCTCGCCCGCCTGGCCGAACATCTCGATCTCCGGCTCGAGGTCATCCCCGTCCGGGATATCGACAGCTTGATCATTCTGCTCGCGGCGGGCGAGGGGGATCTCGTGGCCTACAATCTTACGGTCACCGCCGAGCGCGCCGCGCAGGTGGCGTTCGCCGAGCCGCTCACCTCGACCCACCAGGTGCTGGTCCAGCGCAAGCCCGAACTGTGGCGTCGCATGGACCCGCGGGTTCTGGAGTCGTGCCTGATCCGCGCGCCCGACTCGCTCGCCGGCCGGACCGTGCACGTCCGGCACGGTTCAGCCTACTACGAGCGGCTCGTCGAGCTCGCCGGAGAGATCGCGGGCGCCGTCGACATTGAAATCGTCGACGGCCGCGTGCCCACCGAGGAGCTCATCCGCCGGGTGGCCGCCGGCGACATCACTTACACGGTCTCCGATCAGAATCTGGCGCACATCATCGCCGCCGATTACCCGAATCTCGATGTCGGCACCGCGGTCGGGCCGCCCCAGCAGATCGCCTGGGCCGTGAGCAAGTCCTCTCCCCTGCTGCTCGCCGCGCTGAACACCTGGCTCCGGCAGTTCAAGCGGACCCCCGACTACTACGCGGTCTACAACAAGTACTACCGGAATCGCAAGGCGTTCCGGCAGCGCCCCGTCGGCGCCTGGGCAACGGTCGAGAGCGACCGCCTTTCGCCGTATGATGGACTCATCCGGCGCCATGCGGCGGAGATCGGTTGGGACTGGCGGCTGCTGGCCGCGGTGATCTACGAGGAATCGCAGTTCGATCCCGAGGCAGAGTCGCAGGCCGGCGCGGCCGGCCTCATGCAACTGCTCCCCTCGACCGCCGCCCACTTCGGCGTCATCGGCGACGACATCTTCGATCCCGCCCGCAGCATCGCCGCGGGCGCCGCCTACCTGGACTTCCTGGAGAGGCAGTTCTCCGACGTGCCCGATACCGTGGAGCGCCTGAAGTTCGCGTTGGCCGCCTACAACGCCGGCGCGGCGCGCGTCCAGGAGGCCCGGCGGCTCGCCGAACGCTACGGCGAAGACGTCCGCTTCTGGACTGACATCGTGGAAGATTACCTGCGGCTCAGAGCGGACTCCCCCGCGGTCGAGGATGAGACCCTCCGCTTCGGCTACCTTCGCAGCGCCGAGACGGCCGACTTCGTCCGGGACGTCTTCGCCCGCTACGAGCACTATTGCCGCCGGATGCCATCGGCGACCGGCGATCAGGCGCAGACTGAAACGCTCTCTGCACCCCGGTAA
- a CDS encoding rhomboid family intramembrane serine protease → MGSPRAFQLFIVQYGFIPYELVHFTELTPQVAAPVWLTMFSSMFMHGGWMHLLGNMLFLWIYGNNIEDYFGPVRFILFYLLSGLSAIFLFTLFGPNSQTPLVGASGAISGVMGAYLVLHPRARVTVLIIFFFIQFVVLPAKMVIGLWFVYQLLLSVVDAIQPSGASGGVAYLAHVGGFVFGYLLLRGLLRFRGPRGRADDGQRIYRVRWD, encoded by the coding sequence ATGGGCAGCCCCCGGGCTTTCCAGCTCTTCATTGTCCAGTACGGTTTCATCCCCTACGAGCTCGTGCATTTCACGGAACTCACGCCGCAGGTCGCCGCGCCGGTGTGGCTCACCATGTTCTCGTCGATGTTCATGCACGGAGGGTGGATGCACCTCCTGGGCAACATGCTGTTCCTGTGGATCTACGGAAACAACATCGAGGACTACTTCGGCCCTGTCCGATTCATCCTGTTCTACCTGTTGTCGGGGCTGTCGGCGATTTTTCTGTTCACGCTCTTCGGCCCCAATTCGCAGACGCCCCTGGTGGGCGCCTCGGGCGCGATCTCGGGCGTGATGGGAGCCTACCTGGTGCTCCACCCGCGTGCCCGCGTCACCGTGCTCATCATCTTCTTCTTCATCCAGTTCGTCGTGCTCCCGGCCAAAATGGTGATCGGGCTGTGGTTTGTCTACCAGTTGCTGCTGTCGGTGGTCGACGCCATCCAGCCGAGCGGAGCCTCGGGCGGCGTGGCCTACCTCGCGCACGTGGGCGGGTTCGTCTTCGGGTACCTGCTGCTGCGGGGATTGCTCAGGTTCCGGGGGCCGCGGGGAAGGGCGGACGACGGACAGCGGATTTACCGCGTGCGCTGGGATTGA